The DNA sequence atattaataattatttataatattatatatgggTCCCACCACTATAAGAAATAGTAAGGAGTATCTTATGATGCCAAGCACTACAAGAGGTGATATATTGTTATTggtgtaaataaatatttgaatcctgcatactttaatttaataaataatataagaaatcGCTAATCAATCACAATATGGTATTGGACACCATACCATATGGTACCAAATCAATTGTCAATATTTGTGTACCATACTTTACTTCTTGCTCTAGTTCATTCATATTAGTGGTTATCAAATTCAGTTGAGTTTCGATTGATTCTATTTTTTTAGAACTctatacataaaataataatggtATGAATACAAAATATAGCGTAGAGATGCATATGcaaggaaaaataattaaaaagaaaaaggtgctaagacaaagtaaaaaaaatgagaaagtataaaaaatatttcactaTATCAAATCAAAACTTCTGCAGTGTCTGTACACATAATGGattctttttacaaaaatgatGTGCCAAAACTATATATAAACATAACTCAACAAAGAATGTCCTGTGtatgttttttttgttgttgaaaTAAAACTCTACATACTAAAAAGCTCTGCTGCAAGCTCATCAAACAACAATCTCTGAATTTCCATAACAATAACATAAATCTCATCTCCTAAATCTATCTTTCCTAACTCACTTCCTATCACTATTTCTTTTGAGTTCTTGGCCTTGTCATACTCCTTTTCATTGCCAACAAGTAGCTTCAAGAGATCTTCCATGGCATCACGAATGGGGCTCAACCTTCTTGACACAGACATTTCACATGTTGGCTCACCAATGCAGGGCAGGATAATCTCCACAAGCCCTGCGTTTATGCTGTCAAATAAAAGTAGTCTATCTGATCTCTTCCAAGACATTTGATCACCATACTTCTTTTCTAAGGTCTCAAACACTGAGACACTTATTGGAAATTCTAGAGAATCCCAGCTACTAAATTCTTCAATGTTCTTTCCAAGAAGATttacctcttttagcaattcgATAAGATAAGAGATGTTCCTACTCTCTTCAACTTTAAAATCTTTCATTAAAGCATCATTCTCAGTTTCATCATCACTTGAGATCACCATGCTAGATTCTTCTTTGTACCATGTTTTTGATTTTGGAAGTTGATGTTGTCTCTTCAAGTCTAGGACAAAGAAGAAATGAGATGTTTAAGAACTAAAATCAAAACGAATCTTAATAGTGATGTTATCTAGTTAGCTTACCACAAATGTCACCCTTGACTCTTCCCAGGCTTTCAGAGCTAAATGGCAGTTCCAGCACAGAAATTGGACTAGGCTGATAAGGTTCCTCAAAACTCATCACAGAATCTGGTTCAATGCTGGAGCAATGTGAAAAAACAGAACTTTCCTCTTGGAATCCAGTTGATGAATCCTGCAATTGCATAACCATTTTTAAAAGTGTCATAAATTTATGAACATTAATATGTATACTATGAACTATCAaaattttcaagaaataatTATCGTGTATCAATAACTATATAGTCTACATAATGCATCAGAAAAAGAACAAAGCAGAAGCGTATaataaaacttcaaaaaataatcaaataaagaaAGGGAGACAAATGCAACTTCAACGCACTCAAAATAGATATGAGAAATTTGAATTAGAAAACAACTAAAATACAAATTAAGCACGGTAAccaattgtaaagaaaataaaataagacaACAAAGGAATTTTCATAAAATGGtacttttttacatttttaccaattttattttttctggtcAATTTTTATTGATTTCGTGTCACGTGCGTTAACTCTAATCTAATCGAAATAACAATATTGAGTCATTTGAATTTGACTTAATTTCGATACATGTTTCTTTTTTATGACTCTAACCCGCAATAATTCGTATCAAGTTCATATCGTGTTGTCTTATAATGATTTAAATTGACACGcctaataaaaataacattttcaaAACAGCAGAGAAACAACTGgctgtaatttttatttttttaacaaataattaacatccgtaaaattattaaaaagaaatagtaaatttatatttttgtaaattatttttattatttttgagtatttataaaaatatttgaacAATGAAATACTAACTAGAAAATTTACTTTAGTCATTATACATTTGAAGCATCACTTTCCTAAGTTGAGGTTAACAAGACTCATAGAAAGAGGAATCCTAACTTCATAGTTAAGTAAGCCAATAATATCCTTTAGAAAAAAGTGTTCTTATGatgaaaaaagaaacaaaccTGTTGAGTTGAAGTATCTGTAGTTAGGCTAGAAGAATCATAGTCTTCTTCTAAGCTGATGCACATGGTAGGGTCTAATTGCTCACTCTCAGTCTCAGATTCTCCAGAGGATTTATTTGTGTTCTCAATCTCTTTGTCTAATACCATATCTTTTATAAAATCATGTTTTATTATCATCTTACTCCTTGCCTGATTAAGGGGCTTTTCTAGCCCCAAATACCATCTGTTGCTATAAGCTTCACACTTGAGTTGTTGTTTGGCAAACTTACTGAGGTCCAGACCAGGCTTGCAATTTCTAGGCCATGAATTAGGATCTTGCAAAGCAATCAGCTCATCTGGGGTACTAATTCTAGAAGTCGTTTCAACTTTATATTTTTCACTCAACAGACACCTTTCCCAAATCTGCTTTTTGGATCTGTTGCTTAAAGTTGATTTATCTGAGTACTCAAAAGAACAAGTGGAAGGAGGTGACAAAATCTCAGATTTTAATGTAGGAGTGTCGCCACCACTTAATCCTAAGCTTGAGTTCATTGTTGGAAAGCCTAAATTCCTCCATCTTCTTATTCTTTTAAGCTCCTTAAAGATTTCCCTTGAGGCAGAAGATCTTTGTCTAATAGATTCCACACTGCACTGAACATTCTTTACTCCAAATCTCTTAGCCTTCCCGGATATTGGTTTCAAAACAAGAATTCTCATATGCGAAGAACTTGATTCATATTGTCTTACCAAGTCAAATCTCTCAGAACATGTGACACTGTCATTcttatgtttttgaaaaaaatccaACTTTGAAGACTCTTCTCCAGTTGCACATTTTTGAAATGACAAATCCAAGACTCCTTTTCTTTGACAAACCTCCTTGGCTTccttcttattcttcttcttcccaACACCAATAGAAGCAACTTTCCTCAAATAATTCTCAGAGAGTACTCTCTGTGGCTTATGGATAGCTTCCAGAGGTTGGTGTTCATCAAAGCCCATTAGTCTTGCAATGACACTTTGCTTACCTTCCATTTCTGTAACGCTAGTATAATAAAATTGTCCTCACCTTAACTCATTTGCACCATCTAACACATTAAAATTAACCCTTCTGAGTTCCTAAGCTTCTTCTCAGTTTCtgaaaaatcaaacaaaaatttcaataactATCCCATGAAGATGAAGCTATATAGAAATACAAGCGAATCATTaagaaataaaattctaaccAAAAATTGAATATGCACGTTTATATAAAccaattaaatatgtatatatatatatatatatgaaaaaaaaaaaaggaaacataaaaagattaattacttacttatatgtacatatatagaACTCAATAATTTCAATCAAAAGCTGTAAAGCATCATTTATGGACTTCTCCCATAGGAATAGATAAAGTttcacaaaaacaaaataaaacaataaaaccaGCAACACAGACCAAATCATGAAACATTTTTTTTGGCATATACAAATTACAATCATTGAAAAGAACAACCAGTAAGTATCATTATAACATAAGAAGATGATTTCACACTCTAAAAACCTCATAACATTACAATGATATATGTGTTGAACCTGAACTTATCAACAAGACAACAATAACAAATTCCATTAAATGTGCTGAACTTATCAAAGCTTGAGTAGTACTACTACTGTAAAAGAAAACCCATTTTCGACTAACGCTTacacaataatatataataataaattttgatttCCATTAAATTACCGCCAAGAAGAAAATCCCAGGTACAAATTCAAAATGGGTGAAGAAAAACGCTTGGCTTGTGATTAATGGCTCCTTGGATCAATACATATATTTGATGCCTTGatggatcaaattgaaaagtCAAATATTATGTATTGGCATAAAAGAAGGGTTACTAATTCTGGGTCTTTGATTACGAATCAAATATAACATAATGACACAAAGATAAGTTATAGATCTTGGTCAAgtaagacttttttttttcttttttctttttttcctctAAAAACAAATTGTCATAATAGtactaatatttaaaaataattaaaatattattggaCAAAAATTGGTCGGTTAGGTGGCTAACAAAATGGTTTCTAAGTTTTTATTATGAAATGAgtgttcttttttcttttagataaaaaaaagaaattaaattagaaacatctttgattatattgttcacataattattatttagtgGTTCTATAAGAGCATCTTCCGCATGTGTTGCCAAAATATTTAGTGGGTCACCCTACATGATGTGGCAGAAGAAAAATGATAGAATGATTTTTAAATGGGCACCTGccctataatattttaatatttttgttgatCTCATTAGAGATGCCCTAATAATCCCTACAAAAGTACACTGAATCATTCCTTATTGtttcaatatttataaaaagcTTTTAGGACCTGTTAGTATACTTTTTGAAAAAGTTAAAAGTCATGTATATTGACATGGATGCTGTCTCTCTTTGATTGAGAGTCTTTCTTTGATTGAGAGTTTGATTTCATTTGTAATTCTGACTTTTTTCTCATTGTTTTTAGTCCTAGTACGTTTGTCGTTTGTGATTACCATGGCCTCTAGCAGTGGCGTATTGAAGGGAATTGAGAAGAACTGGTCCAATATTTGCTTAGATGAAGAGGAAGATTTTATGGCAGAACGGGAAGACGAAGAGGCGATTGAGATAGATTTTGACGATCACTAGTGCCTTGTTGGGAAGCTTCTCTCTAGAAAAGTCTCTGACTATCAAGTTTTCCAAAATATGATTGCTGACCTATGGAAACCTGTCAAAGGAATGTATGTAAAAATCTTTGAACAAAATTGATTTTTGTTCCAATTCTATCACGAGATTGACATTGACCGAGTAATCACAGGAAGCCCGTGGAGTTACGATCGTAAACAGCTTCTTATTGAGAGGTTGCAGGTCGGAGACAACTCACGAACAAAACAGATCAATCACCTTGACTTATGGGTCCAGATACATGATTTGAATCCGATCCTAATAATTTCAAAGGTGTTTGGCGGGAGTATTTGCGGGTGTATGTTCGTATGAATATCAATATGCCACTGAAGAGAAGGATGAAGTTCCGTCGACGGGGAAGAGATACTTTCTATGccaattttaaatatgaaaGAGTTCCCACTTTCTGTTTTATATGCGGCATAATGGGACATTCAGAACGATTCTGTGGAAAGCTCTATGATACCCTAGCATATCAGATTGACAAACCTTACAGTATCGACATGCGAGCTCCGTCAAGACGACATAACTTCCTGGTTGCTTCCCCATGGTTACGAACTGCGAAACCTGCAACAACCTTCGGTACCGAAGCTGGCGAAGATGGCGATCAAGAAACTAATTCTTTCCCTCAATCAAAGGCAACATTCACTCCACGATCAAATCCCAATAAAGCCAAGAATATTGTCAATGATATTCCAGAAGTAAATGACCGTGATTTAAGGGATATTGACCTTAATGTGGTAAGAGAGAAGACTAACCAAGGAATCGTGATTCATAGTAATGACTCCACATTTATGTATGATGCGGATCTCACTATATTGGATCTCAAGAGAAAACGTGCTGAAGTTGTTTCCAAAAATATCCCACGTGTGGGGGAAGAAGTGATGGACCAGCCAATTATTCCAAAtaatggtatttttgtaaatgttGATGTCTTCTCAAAAAATTGGTATGTGGTGGGTTCTGGTTTCGAAGCCCACCAATCATCATGAATATCCTAAGCTGGAATTGcggtgggcttgggaacccacgAGCTATTCAATTCCTAAGAGACATTGTGTTCAAAAGAAGCCCAATTTCCTTTTACTTTGTGAGACTATGTGCAAGAAGGATGTTTCAGATCGCATAAAGGGTCGTCTGGAATTTGATAGCTGCTTTATTGTGGAAGCCCAAGGCAAGAAAGGGGGTTTAGCTCTCCTTTGGAAAACTGATAATGAAGCCCATCTTTTTGGTTATTCTGATAACCACATTGATATTGAAGTTCATATTTCTGGGTATGCACGATGGAGGCTCACTGGGTTTCATGGAGAGCCAAACAGAGCACTACGTGATCGCACTTGGCACCTTCTTTGTACAATTGCTTCTCAGTCGCCCCTTCCTTGGTGCATTATAGGCGACTTCAACAATATTGCTAcgcaagaagagaaaagaagTGGGTGGCCCTATCCTTCACATCTCATTAACGGCTTCTAGGGTATTCTTCGTGACTGCTCTCTTCTCGACTTGAAGCTTCATGGCCATGCCTTCACCTGGGAGCATG is a window from the Cannabis sativa cultivar Pink pepper isolate KNU-18-1 chromosome 1, ASM2916894v1, whole genome shotgun sequence genome containing:
- the LOC115704826 gene encoding uncharacterized protein LOC115704826, with amino-acid sequence MEGKQSVIARLMGFDEHQPLEAIHKPQRVLSENYLRKVASIGVGKKKNKKEAKEVCQRKGVLDLSFQKCATGEESSKLDFFQKHKNDSVTCSERFDLVRQYESSSSHMRILVLKPISGKAKRFGVKNVQCSVESIRQRSSASREIFKELKRIRRWRNLGFPTMNSSLGLSGGDTPTLKSEILSPPSTCSFEYSDKSTLSNRSKKQIWERCLLSEKYKVETTSRISTPDELIALQDPNSWPRNCKPGLDLSKFAKQQLKCEAYSNRWYLGLEKPLNQARSKMIIKHDFIKDMVLDKEIENTNKSSGESETESEQLDPTMCISLEEDYDSSSLTTDTSTQQDSSTGFQEESSVFSHCSSIEPDSVMSFEEPYQPSPISVLELPFSSESLGRVKGDICDLKRQHQLPKSKTWYKEESSMVISSDDETENDALMKDFKVEESRNISYLIELLKEVNLLGKNIEEFSSWDSLEFPISVSVFETLEKKYGDQMSWKRSDRLLLFDSINAGLVEIILPCIGEPTCEMSVSRRLSPIRDAMEDLLKLLVGNEKEYDKAKNSKEIVIGSELGKIDLGDEIYVIVMEIQRLLFDELAAELFSM